One Pseudomonas sp. C27(2019) DNA window includes the following coding sequences:
- a CDS encoding polyamine ABC transporter substrate-binding protein, whose product MPRSIQSVVLAATASVLMSTAAFADSKVHVYNWSDYISKPVLEDFTAQTQTQVIYDVFDSNEALEGKLLAGGTGYDVVVPSDHFLARQIQAGAFGKLDRSLLPNWDNLDPQLMQQVASNDPGNQYAVPYLWGTNGIGYNVDKVKEVLGVDHIDSWAVLFEPENMEKLSSCGVAFLDSADEMIPAMLNYLGLDPNSHKSADYKKAEEKLAKIRPYVTYFHSSKYVGDLANGNICVAAGFSGDVLQAADRADEAGQGVRVAYSIPKEGGNLWFDMLAIPADAKNVEEAHAFINYLLDPAVIAQVSDYVGYANPNRYAYELMDEDVRNNPAVYPEQAVLDNLFVSQSLPSTVQRIKTRSWTRFKSGK is encoded by the coding sequence TTGCCTAGATCGATACAGAGTGTTGTGCTGGCTGCGACAGCGAGTGTACTGATGAGCACTGCAGCCTTTGCAGATTCTAAAGTTCATGTATATAACTGGTCTGACTATATCAGTAAACCGGTGTTGGAAGACTTTACTGCGCAAACGCAAACGCAGGTCATCTACGATGTGTTTGATTCTAACGAAGCCTTAGAAGGTAAGTTATTGGCCGGTGGCACTGGTTATGATGTGGTTGTGCCATCAGATCACTTTTTAGCGCGGCAAATTCAAGCCGGTGCTTTTGGCAAGCTTGATAGAAGCTTGCTGCCTAATTGGGATAATTTAGATCCGCAGCTGATGCAACAGGTTGCCAGTAATGATCCAGGCAATCAATACGCCGTACCCTATCTTTGGGGTACCAATGGCATTGGTTACAATGTTGATAAAGTGAAAGAAGTATTAGGTGTTGACCATATTGATTCTTGGGCCGTTTTATTTGAGCCGGAAAATATGGAAAAACTTAGCAGCTGTGGTGTGGCATTTCTGGACTCAGCTGATGAAATGATTCCCGCTATGCTTAACTATTTAGGCCTAGACCCTAACAGCCATAAGTCTGCAGATTACAAAAAAGCTGAAGAGAAACTGGCTAAAATCCGCCCCTATGTCACCTATTTCCATTCATCGAAATATGTTGGTGATTTAGCCAATGGCAATATTTGTGTTGCAGCTGGTTTCTCAGGAGATGTGTTGCAAGCTGCTGACCGTGCCGATGAAGCTGGGCAGGGCGTGCGCGTGGCATATAGCATTCCCAAGGAAGGCGGTAATTTATGGTTCGATATGTTAGCGATTCCGGCAGACGCTAAAAACGTCGAAGAAGCACACGCGTTTATCAATTACTTGCTCGATCCAGCAGTGATTGCCCAAGTCAGTGATTATGTGGGTTATGCTAATCCCAATCGCTATGCGTATGAGCTGATGGATGAAGATGTACGCAACAATCCAGCGGTTTATCCAGAGCAGGCCGTGCTGGACAATCTATTCGTTTCACAGTCGTTGCCCAGCACTGTACAACGTATAAAAACGCGCAGTTGGACACGCTTTAAATCTGGAAAGTAA
- a CDS encoding ABC transporter ATP-binding protein: MAIPSGAYKKALANLQKPKDVLVKIERVTKYFDDTLAVDEVSLKINKGEIFALLGGSGSGKSTLLRMLAGFETPTEGRIILDGVDITHMPPYERQINMMFQSYALFPHMTVEQNIAFGLKQDRLGKEEIAERVNEMLKLVHMTQYAKRKPHQLSGGQRQRVALARSLAKRPKLLLLDEPMGALDKKLRSQMQLELVEIIERVGVTCVMVTHDQEEAMTMAERIAIMHQGWIAQVGSPMDIYETPASRLVCEFIGNVNLFEGEIITDDSDHAVIICPKLERPIYIGHGITSLAENKRVTFALRPEKLLLSSTKPEDLEHEDYNWAKGIVHDIAYLGGHSVYYVELPAGTIVQAFMANSERNVTRPTWDDEVYVHWVDDSGVVFQS, encoded by the coding sequence ATGGCAATACCCTCAGGCGCGTACAAGAAAGCACTGGCTAACTTGCAAAAGCCTAAAGACGTGTTGGTTAAAATTGAACGCGTCACTAAGTATTTTGATGACACCTTGGCGGTGGATGAAGTCTCGCTGAAAATCAATAAAGGTGAGATTTTTGCTCTGCTTGGCGGTTCGGGTTCTGGCAAGTCGACATTGCTGCGCATGCTGGCTGGCTTTGAAACACCAACAGAGGGGCGCATCATCCTTGATGGTGTAGACATTACCCACATGCCACCCTATGAGCGTCAGATTAATATGATGTTCCAGTCTTATGCGTTGTTTCCGCATATGACCGTTGAGCAGAATATTGCCTTTGGCTTAAAGCAAGACCGTCTGGGCAAAGAAGAGATTGCCGAGCGCGTCAATGAAATGCTGAAACTGGTGCACATGACTCAATACGCCAAACGTAAGCCACACCAGCTGTCTGGTGGTCAGCGCCAACGTGTGGCCTTAGCCCGTTCTTTGGCTAAACGTCCTAAGCTATTGCTGCTGGATGAGCCAATGGGAGCGTTGGATAAAAAACTGCGCTCACAAATGCAGCTTGAATTGGTAGAGATCATTGAGCGTGTTGGTGTGACCTGTGTGATGGTCACCCACGACCAAGAAGAAGCCATGACCATGGCTGAGCGTATCGCCATTATGCACCAAGGCTGGATCGCGCAAGTGGGTAGCCCGATGGATATCTATGAAACGCCGGCCAGCCGTTTAGTCTGCGAGTTTATTGGTAACGTCAATTTGTTTGAAGGTGAAATCATCACTGATGACTCTGACCATGCGGTGATTATCTGTCCCAAGCTTGAGCGTCCAATTTATATTGGTCACGGTATTACCAGTCTGGCTGAAAACAAGCGTGTGACCTTTGCTTTGCGCCCAGAAAAGCTTTTACTGAGCAGCACTAAGCCCGAAGATCTTGAGCATGAAGATTACAACTGGGCCAAAGGCATTGTGCATGACATTGCTTACCTAGGCGGTCACTCGGTGTACTACGTGGAGTTGCCTGCAGGCACTATCGTGCAAGCATTTATGGCGAACTCAGAGCGTAACGTGACACGACCCACCTGGGACGACGAAGTGTACGTGCATTGGGTCGACGACAGTGGCGTGGTGTTTCAATCATGA
- a CDS encoding ABC transporter permease subunit, whose product MPKGRHAVIGVPFFWMLLFFLLPFAIILKISFAEADIAIPPYTSLTEWADQQLTILLNFGNYVLLSEDQLYISAYLGSLKIALVSTLLCLLIGYPMAYAIARSSKQMQPVWLLLIMMPTWTALLIRVYAWMGILSNNGLLNNTLLWLGVISEPLQILNTNIAVYIGIVYAYLPFMVLPLYANLVKHDLSLLEAAADLGAKSFSAFWKITVPLSKGGVITGCMLVFIPVVGEFVIPELLGGPETLMIGKVLWQEFFNNRDWPVASSLAVIMLLILIVPIILFNRNQARELEGKA is encoded by the coding sequence CTGCCTAAGGGCCGTCATGCAGTGATTGGCGTGCCATTTTTTTGGATGCTGCTGTTCTTCTTATTACCTTTTGCCATTATTTTAAAAATCAGCTTTGCTGAAGCGGATATTGCCATTCCGCCATACACTAGCCTGACTGAGTGGGCAGATCAGCAGCTGACGATTTTACTAAATTTTGGCAACTACGTATTACTCAGTGAAGACCAGCTCTATATCTCGGCATACTTAGGCTCATTAAAAATAGCCCTCGTCAGTACGCTGCTGTGCTTGTTGATCGGTTACCCGATGGCCTATGCCATTGCGCGCTCGAGTAAGCAGATGCAGCCGGTGTGGTTGCTACTGATTATGATGCCGACCTGGACTGCATTACTGATTCGCGTGTATGCCTGGATGGGCATTCTTAGCAATAACGGTTTACTCAATAATACCTTGCTGTGGCTGGGTGTGATCAGTGAGCCGTTGCAAATTCTTAATACCAATATTGCCGTGTATATCGGTATTGTTTATGCCTACTTACCCTTTATGGTGTTGCCGTTGTACGCAAATCTGGTTAAGCATGATTTGTCATTGTTAGAAGCTGCAGCCGACTTAGGTGCTAAAAGTTTTAGCGCATTTTGGAAGATCACGGTGCCGCTATCCAAAGGTGGGGTGATTACTGGTTGTATGTTGGTGTTTATTCCAGTGGTGGGTGAGTTTGTTATTCCAGAATTGCTTGGCGGTCCAGAAACTCTAATGATTGGTAAAGTGCTGTGGCAAGAGTTCTTTAACAACCGCGATTGGCCTGTGGCGTCTTCCTTGGCCGTCATTATGCTGTTGATTCTGATCGTTCCGATTATTTTATTTAATCGTAACCAAGCCCGTGAATTGGAGGGCAAGGCATGA
- a CDS encoding ABC transporter permease subunit, whose translation MRKFSFSRFMLIAGLLFIYLPMLILVIYSFNASRLVTVWGGWSTKWYAGLLDNTQLMSALMRSLEIATHTAIAATALGTLAALVLTRIGRFRGRTLFGGMVTAPLVMPEVITGLSLLLLFVAMAQLIGWPMERGLVTIWIAHTTFCTAYVAVVVSSRLREIDRSMEEAAMDLGAKPWKVFFLITVPMIAPSLAAGAMMSFALSLDDLVLASFVSGPGSTTLPMEIFSAVRMGVKPEINAIASLILLFISLVTFLLWFFTRRAEMRRKKAMQQIKELERAGQV comes from the coding sequence ATGAGGAAATTCAGCTTTTCACGCTTTATGCTGATTGCAGGCTTGCTGTTTATTTACCTGCCCATGCTGATTTTGGTGATCTACTCCTTCAACGCCTCGCGGCTGGTGACGGTGTGGGGCGGTTGGTCAACCAAATGGTATGCCGGCTTATTGGATAACACTCAGCTGATGAGTGCCTTGATGCGCTCCTTGGAAATTGCCACTCACACGGCGATTGCAGCAACCGCATTGGGCACTTTGGCGGCACTGGTATTGACCCGTATTGGCCGCTTCCGTGGGCGTACCTTGTTTGGAGGTATGGTCACCGCACCGCTGGTGATGCCTGAAGTGATTACCGGTTTGTCCTTGCTGCTGCTGTTTGTGGCAATGGCACAGTTGATTGGCTGGCCGATGGAGCGTGGGCTGGTCACCATCTGGATTGCTCATACGACGTTTTGTACGGCATATGTAGCGGTGGTGGTATCGTCACGGCTGCGCGAGATTGATCGCTCGATGGAAGAGGCGGCGATGGATTTGGGTGCTAAACCATGGAAAGTGTTTTTCCTGATTACTGTACCTATGATTGCGCCATCCTTAGCGGCAGGCGCTATGATGTCCTTTGCCTTGTCACTGGATGACTTGGTGTTGGCCAGCTTCGTTTCCGGCCCAGGTTCAACTACGTTACCGATGGAGATCTTCTCGGCGGTGCGTATGGGGGTTAAACCCGAAATCAATGCCATTGCCAGCTTGATTCTGTTGTTTATTTCTCTGGTGACCTTTTTGCTGTGGTTCTTTACTCGACGTGCAGAAATGCGTCGTAAAAAAGCCATGCAGCAGATTAAAGAGTTGGAGCGTGCTGGGCAGGTATAG
- a CDS encoding penicillin acylase family protein, producing MKRFIIFCSVLIGCCALIATWYIQDKLPQRSGNMQLAELTAPVDVHYDERGVPHIQAQNELDAYRALGYVQAQDRLFQMEIMRRLARGELSEILGEKTVKLDRLFRTLRLYEHAQQYVQTIDQSTAPAQALQAYLDGVNQFQAQGAKPVEFDLLAINPRPYTMEDTISIAGYLAYSFAAAFRTEPTLSYIRQQLGADYLAIFDLELPSTGALANTAQPSLSTDDWSLLHSVAQLSQEALFAAGLPQFEGSNAWVLDGSKTASGKPLLAGDPHISFSVPAVWYEAHLQTPDFELYGHFQALNPFALLGHNQEFGWTVTMFQNDDLDLIALKSNPEDPEQVWHNNEWQTLNKQTQWIVVKDQDPQQLILHDSAYGPIINDILSEHSSDTPIAMWWSFLETENPILEAFYELNRANTLDKARQASSKIHAPGLNIVWANAQGDIAWWAAAKMPIRDKSAQPSFILDSHSASSKKYGFYPFSDNPQEENPARGYIVSANFLPPSPNKVPLPGYYNLADRGAQLLEQLSQPDVQWDTQNSQAVQLGIRTGYAQRLLSPLLEDLKAIARGNEEKKLIKQLSEWQGDYPVDSYLPSLFTEFTQQLLQAAMLDELGDEVFANLLRTRIIDSALPLLAADPQSPWWHNHANGEQQTRQQVVAQAWQAALWHLRTTFGSDPNDWLWGTTHTLTHKHPLGEQSPLDSILNIGSFAAPGGHEMPNNFSSGYSSAPWAVEYGPSTRRIIDFAAADKSLGINPLGQSGVRFDKHYADQAHAYMQGQYFQQHLADKDIKEHTQSTLRLLPQ from the coding sequence ATGAAACGTTTTATTATCTTTTGCAGCGTACTCATTGGCTGCTGTGCGTTGATTGCAACCTGGTACATCCAAGACAAATTGCCACAGCGTAGCGGCAATATGCAGCTAGCCGAACTGACTGCGCCCGTTGACGTGCACTATGACGAGCGTGGCGTGCCGCATATCCAAGCACAAAATGAACTGGACGCTTACCGCGCACTGGGCTATGTACAGGCGCAGGACCGTTTATTTCAAATGGAGATCATGCGCCGACTAGCGCGCGGAGAGCTGTCGGAAATTCTCGGCGAAAAAACCGTCAAACTCGACCGCTTATTTCGCACCTTACGCTTATATGAACATGCCCAGCAGTATGTACAAACGATCGATCAAAGCACGGCGCCAGCGCAGGCTTTGCAAGCTTACCTGGACGGTGTTAATCAGTTCCAAGCACAAGGTGCCAAACCTGTTGAGTTTGACCTCCTCGCAATCAATCCGCGCCCCTACACCATGGAAGACACCATCAGTATTGCCGGTTATTTAGCTTACAGCTTTGCTGCCGCTTTTCGTACCGAGCCGACTTTAAGCTATATTCGCCAACAACTAGGCGCTGATTATTTGGCTATTTTTGACCTTGAACTCCCCAGCACTGGTGCACTGGCAAACACAGCCCAGCCCAGCCTCAGTACAGACGATTGGTCGCTCTTGCATAGCGTTGCACAACTGAGCCAAGAAGCCTTGTTTGCTGCTGGTTTGCCGCAATTTGAGGGCAGCAATGCTTGGGTATTGGACGGTTCCAAAACCGCCAGCGGCAAGCCCTTACTCGCCGGCGACCCGCATATTAGTTTTTCCGTCCCAGCAGTATGGTACGAAGCCCACCTGCAAACACCTGATTTTGAGCTGTATGGGCACTTCCAAGCCCTGAACCCCTTTGCCCTACTCGGTCATAATCAGGAGTTTGGCTGGACAGTCACTATGTTTCAAAATGATGACTTGGATCTAATTGCACTCAAGAGTAACCCTGAAGACCCAGAGCAAGTCTGGCACAATAATGAATGGCAAACACTGAACAAACAAACCCAATGGATTGTGGTTAAAGACCAAGACCCACAGCAGCTAATCCTGCATGACTCGGCCTACGGCCCAATTATCAATGACATCCTAAGTGAACACAGCAGCGATACACCAATTGCCATGTGGTGGTCGTTTTTAGAAACTGAAAACCCTATTTTAGAGGCTTTCTATGAGTTAAACCGCGCCAATACATTGGATAAGGCACGCCAAGCGTCCAGTAAAATTCATGCCCCCGGTCTTAATATCGTTTGGGCCAATGCCCAAGGTGATATTGCCTGGTGGGCGGCTGCAAAAATGCCGATCCGTGACAAATCTGCGCAACCTTCTTTTATTCTTGACAGCCATTCAGCGAGCAGTAAAAAGTACGGATTTTATCCATTTAGCGATAACCCACAAGAAGAGAACCCCGCTCGTGGCTATATTGTTTCCGCTAATTTTCTACCGCCATCACCAAACAAAGTGCCTTTACCCGGTTACTACAATTTAGCTGACCGCGGCGCACAGCTGCTTGAGCAATTAAGCCAACCTGATGTGCAATGGGATACACAAAACAGTCAAGCTGTACAGCTGGGTATCCGCACCGGCTATGCTCAGCGCTTACTCAGCCCGCTGCTTGAGGATTTAAAGGCGATTGCCCGTGGCAATGAAGAAAAGAAACTGATTAAACAACTGAGCGAATGGCAGGGTGATTATCCCGTTGATAGCTACCTACCCAGCCTTTTTACCGAGTTTACCCAGCAACTGCTACAGGCTGCGATGCTTGATGAGCTGGGTGACGAGGTGTTTGCAAATTTGCTGCGCACCCGCATCATTGACAGCGCCCTACCTCTACTGGCCGCTGACCCACAATCACCTTGGTGGCATAACCATGCCAACGGCGAACAACAGACCCGCCAGCAGGTTGTTGCCCAAGCATGGCAAGCAGCGTTATGGCATTTGCGTACAACCTTTGGTTCAGATCCAAATGATTGGCTCTGGGGCACAACGCACACCTTGACCCACAAGCATCCTCTCGGGGAGCAATCACCGCTCGATAGCATATTGAACATTGGTAGTTTTGCCGCACCCGGTGGACATGAGATGCCCAATAACTTTTCTAGCGGCTATAGCAGCGCACCATGGGCCGTCGAATACGGACCGTCAACACGGCGCATTATTGATTTTGCCGCAGCAGATAAGTCACTGGGCATTAATCCCCTCGGGCAAAGCGGAGTACGTTTTGATAAGCATTACGCCGACCAAGCCCATGCCTATATGCAAGGTCAGTATTTTCAACAGCACTTAGCTGATAAAGACATCAAGGAGCATACGCAAAGCACCTTGCGTTTGCTGCCGCAATAA
- a CDS encoding methyl-accepting chemotaxis protein: MNEMSATSQEVANSAATAVSNAQSVNNETVAGRVSVEQQVSSIQKLAQEIDSSVLVINQLASNSKSIGQVLDVIKSIAEQTNLLALNAAIEAARAGEQGRGFAVVADEVRHLARRTQQSTAEIEQMIGQLHSGVSSAVKVMNSSHLMANETVAQSADVQAALDNILAAVGMIVGQVQQIAAAAEQQTAVAHDIDQNIVQINQTGELTAQGADETAQASQDMSVQVEQLKTLISTFKL; the protein is encoded by the coding sequence ATGAATGAAATGTCAGCCACCTCGCAAGAAGTGGCCAATAGTGCCGCAACTGCGGTCAGTAATGCGCAAAGCGTTAATAATGAGACAGTCGCGGGCCGCGTGAGTGTTGAGCAGCAAGTCAGCAGCATCCAAAAGCTGGCGCAGGAAATTGATAGCTCTGTGCTAGTGATTAATCAGTTAGCGAGCAATAGTAAATCGATTGGACAGGTCTTAGATGTGATCAAATCGATTGCTGAGCAAACCAACTTATTGGCGCTCAATGCCGCGATTGAGGCCGCGCGAGCAGGTGAGCAAGGGCGTGGCTTTGCTGTGGTGGCCGATGAAGTGCGTCATTTAGCGCGGCGTACGCAACAGTCCACCGCAGAAATTGAGCAGATGATTGGCCAATTACACAGCGGTGTCAGCTCAGCAGTTAAGGTTATGAATAGTAGCCACTTGATGGCGAATGAGACAGTGGCGCAGTCTGCTGATGTGCAGGCAGCGCTAGATAATATCTTGGCGGCTGTCGGCATGATTGTTGGCCAAGTTCAGCAGATCGCCGCTGCAGCTGAGCAGCAGACTGCTGTGGCGCATGATATTGATCAAAATATCGTACAAATTAATCAAACCGGTGAGCTGACTGCTCAAGGAGCAGATGAAACAGCACAGGCCAGCCAAGATATGAGCGTGCAAGTTGAGCAATTAAAAACCCTGATTAGCACTTTTAAGTTGTAA
- a CDS encoding TatD family hydrolase has protein sequence MLLVDSHCHLDFPDFDHDREAVIAHSQALGVQKMIVAGVTRQHWPRLWNTVENTEDLYAAFGLHPYFLAEHQDGDIQALVAQLRRYQDHPKLCAVGEIGLDFFLKDLDREQQIDLFEQQLGVATAFNLPVIIHSRRANAQVTACLKEAKLPRAGIIHAFSGSYEEAMEYIKLGFLLGFGGAATWPRATRLQAVLKRLPLDSIVLETDSPDMPPEWLAGQRNSPEQLPRICQQLAQVYGISAQDFAARTTENVQRLFNWSS, from the coding sequence ATGTTATTAGTTGATAGCCATTGCCATCTGGATTTCCCAGACTTTGACCACGACCGTGAGGCGGTGATTGCCCACAGCCAAGCGTTGGGTGTACAGAAGATGATTGTCGCGGGCGTAACACGCCAACACTGGCCGCGCTTATGGAACACCGTAGAGAATACAGAAGACCTCTATGCCGCCTTCGGCCTGCACCCCTACTTTCTCGCTGAGCATCAAGACGGCGATATTCAGGCGCTGGTTGCGCAACTGCGCCGCTACCAAGATCACCCCAAGCTCTGCGCAGTGGGTGAAATCGGCTTGGATTTCTTTTTAAAAGACCTCGACCGTGAACAGCAAATTGATTTGTTTGAGCAACAGCTTGGCGTAGCGACAGCGTTTAACCTGCCGGTAATCATTCACTCTAGGCGCGCCAACGCGCAAGTCACAGCCTGTTTAAAAGAGGCTAAGCTGCCGCGTGCGGGGATTATTCATGCGTTTTCTGGCAGTTATGAAGAAGCGATGGAATACATCAAGCTGGGCTTCTTGCTGGGCTTTGGTGGCGCTGCGACTTGGCCGCGCGCGACACGTTTACAAGCAGTATTAAAGCGCCTGCCACTGGACAGTATTGTTTTAGAAACAGACAGTCCAGATATGCCGCCTGAATGGCTCGCGGGACAACGTAACAGCCCTGAGCAGCTTCCACGCATTTGCCAACAGCTCGCGCAAGTGTACGGCATCAGCGCGCAAGACTTCGCTGCACGTACCACAGAAAACGTGCAGCGCTTGTTTAACTGGAGCAGTTAA
- a CDS encoding peptide chain release factor 3: MSKQAAEVAKRRTFAIIAHPDAGKTTITERLLLMGQAISVAGTVKSRKSDRHATSDWMAMEQQRGISITTSVMQFPYRKHMVNLLDTPGHEDFSEDTYRTLTAVDSALMMIDGGKGVEPRTIALMNVCRMRDTPIISFINKLDRDIRDPIELLDEIEDVLGIKAAPITWPIGCYREFKGVYHLTEDVIYVYSAGHGHERTDAQIIQGLDTDEARAHLGDLYDQFVEDLELVQGACHDFDHDEFLKGRMTPVFFGTALGNFGVDHVLDAFVDWAPAPQPRMTDVREVLPSEEEFSGFVFKIQANMDPRHRDRIAFMRVCSGKYEQGMKMRHARTNKDVRITDALTFFSSERERLEEAYAGDIIGLHNHGTIQIGDTFTAGETLSFTGIPHFAPELFRRVRLADPLRAKQLRQGLQELAEEGATQVFFPQRNNDIILGAIGVLQFDVVASRLKEEYKVECIYESINVWSARWIECDDKKKLQEFKDKAHENLSIDGGGHLTYLAPTRVNLSIMEERWPDIKFLATRESH, from the coding sequence ATGAGCAAACAGGCTGCCGAAGTTGCGAAACGTCGTACGTTCGCTATTATTGCCCACCCGGACGCCGGTAAAACCACCATTACCGAACGCTTATTGCTGATGGGACAGGCCATTTCTGTGGCTGGTACGGTTAAATCACGTAAATCTGACCGTCATGCCACTTCGGACTGGATGGCCATGGAGCAACAACGCGGTATTTCTATTACCACCTCGGTGATGCAGTTCCCGTATCGCAAGCACATGGTCAACCTGCTCGACACCCCAGGCCACGAAGATTTCTCGGAAGATACCTATCGTACGCTCACAGCGGTCGACAGTGCTTTGATGATGATCGACGGTGGTAAAGGGGTGGAGCCACGTACCATTGCCTTAATGAATGTCTGCCGCATGCGTGATACGCCAATCATCAGTTTCATCAATAAACTAGACCGCGATATTCGCGATCCTATTGAGTTGCTCGATGAAATTGAAGATGTTTTAGGTATCAAAGCGGCACCTATTACCTGGCCGATTGGCTGCTACCGTGAGTTTAAAGGGGTCTACCACCTCACTGAAGATGTCATTTATGTCTACTCAGCCGGACATGGCCATGAGCGCACTGATGCACAAATCATTCAGGGTCTCGATACCGATGAAGCGCGCGCGCACTTAGGTGACCTATACGATCAATTTGTCGAAGACCTCGAGTTGGTACAAGGTGCTTGCCATGACTTTGATCACGATGAGTTTCTTAAAGGCCGGATGACGCCGGTATTTTTCGGTACCGCACTGGGCAACTTTGGTGTTGATCATGTCTTAGATGCTTTTGTTGATTGGGCGCCAGCACCACAGCCACGCATGACAGATGTACGTGAAGTGTTGCCGAGCGAAGAAGAATTCAGCGGTTTTGTCTTTAAAATCCAAGCCAATATGGACCCGCGTCACCGCGACCGCATTGCATTTATGCGGGTGTGCTCAGGTAAATATGAGCAAGGCATGAAAATGCGCCATGCGCGCACCAATAAAGATGTTCGCATTACCGATGCCCTGACCTTCTTCTCTAGCGAACGTGAGCGTTTAGAAGAAGCCTATGCCGGCGACATTATTGGCCTGCATAACCACGGCACCATTCAGATTGGTGACACCTTCACCGCCGGTGAAACCCTGTCCTTTACGGGTATCCCGCACTTTGCTCCAGAGTTGTTCCGCCGTGTGCGTTTGGCTGACCCGTTACGCGCCAAGCAACTGCGCCAAGGCCTGCAAGAGCTGGCTGAAGAAGGCGCCACCCAGGTGTTCTTCCCGCAGCGCAACAACGATATTATTCTCGGCGCCATTGGCGTGCTGCAATTTGATGTAGTTGCCAGCCGCCTCAAAGAAGAATACAAAGTGGAGTGCATTTACGAGAGCATCAACGTCTGGTCAGCGCGCTGGATTGAATGCGACGATAAGAAAAAACTGCAAGAATTTAAAGATAAAGCGCATGAGAACCTATCGATTGATGGCGGAGGCCATCTGACGTATCTGGCGCCCACCCGCGTTAACTTAAGCATTATGGAAGAGCGCTGGCCTGATATTAAGTTTTTAGCCACGCGCGAATCTCACTAA
- a CDS encoding LysE family translocator has product MSVSLLFAYIVAVVVLIATPGPIVALVINAATRHGFKYALITVLGANLASMVLLASAGLIIAGVIALDEQTLKWVSLIGCSFIAWMALNGLRAGLTSQEEVGSEQETPVRQHSGFFNGFFLGISNPKDIIFFVAFFPQFISVTPNLKLSLAVLTLVWMLADFVILLSYALMMRGNFFQQHQGKIALLSSAFLLLIAISGALYILIGG; this is encoded by the coding sequence ATGAGTGTGAGCCTGTTGTTCGCTTATATTGTTGCGGTGGTGGTCTTGATCGCTACGCCAGGGCCGATTGTCGCGCTAGTTATCAACGCTGCGACTCGACATGGCTTTAAATATGCGCTGATTACGGTGCTGGGCGCTAACCTAGCATCTATGGTTTTACTGGCCAGCGCTGGTTTGATTATTGCAGGCGTGATCGCCCTTGATGAGCAAACGCTTAAATGGGTGAGTCTGATCGGTTGTAGTTTTATTGCCTGGATGGCGCTGAATGGTTTGCGTGCAGGATTAACCTCGCAAGAGGAGGTGGGCTCTGAGCAAGAAACACCTGTTCGGCAGCATTCAGGGTTTTTTAATGGTTTTTTCCTAGGCATATCCAACCCTAAAGATATTATTTTCTTCGTCGCATTTTTCCCGCAATTTATTAGCGTGACGCCAAACCTAAAGCTGAGCTTAGCTGTATTAACCCTTGTTTGGATGCTGGCTGATTTTGTGATTCTACTGAGCTACGCGTTAATGATGCGTGGTAATTTTTTCCAGCAGCATCAAGGTAAAATTGCTTTACTCTCATCTGCATTCTTATTGTTAATCGCTATTTCTGGGGCGCTGTATATCTTGATTGGCGGGTAG